One Primulina eburnea isolate SZY01 chromosome 4, ASM2296580v1, whole genome shotgun sequence genomic window, TATTGTTTAGCCTAATTTCGGGGATCGTTTAATTTCAATTGCAACGTTCTGAAAATTAAGTCCATTTTTGTTTGCTGTGATTTTCATTTTTGTTTAATTCATTCGCTTAATATCCATTTCACCCGTACCTTCCAACTGGATTATTCTTTTTTAACATATTAATTCAATCAACAATTTTTTCTCATTCACTATGTATGGTTTGAACTACACTTTCTTGAACAGGAGGTTCTTCGGCAGCCCAAACACTCCTAGGAATTGCTAACCCACTTGGTTGGGTCATAAGGGCCCTTTGATCCAAGATTTGAAAGTGGTTTACAAAGGTTTTGTGTCAGTTTTTTTGTATATATAGGTTTAATTCTCCTAATTTTTCCATCCTTAATTTCGTAACCATAACTTTTTTTACTGCACAGTCATAACAGTAAACTAATTTTAGATACCCTTTTTCAAACTTTGTTCCTTGCTGACTTCGGCAATGTGTTGTAGCCAGTACTGAAAATTCCAATTCAATTGGTTCGAACAAATGTGTCAAAATATGCCGAATTGTGGGATTTGCGATTATTGACCACAAGATATTTCGAACTTTGATTGGCCACCTCCCCGACATTTCGCTGAGGGACCTATAATTTCCAAACCCGACAATTATTATAAGAGTATGAACTCCTACAATTCGAGAAGTCAAATAAAAAGCATGTTGCGTTATTTGTCATGCCACTGTGAAATCCCCCACAGAATTCCCATATGATTAACTAGATCAAGACCAAGTTAACAGTACCAGTTGAAACCCAAAGGTTCCGGACTTCAAATCAACttcttgtgtatatatatatatatatatatatatgtacatatatatatatatatataatgttttaTGTTAATTAAGATGAATTCATGTTCATCTAATAATAGAGATATTGGAAatttattctatttttgtgtAACTAATGTGTAAATAAGTAAAATatggatttaaaattttatctattGTTTCATTATTAACAATAAAACTATAATCGAAATTAATAGATTTTAAATTCATCAAACTAAATGCAACTTTAGAGTACCATCTTAAGTGCATCTAAAGATAAATATATATCAAGTCTTTAATTTCTTGTGTGGGCTTGGCATGTGAGGAGAAGTATTCATTTTAATATTCGAACTTAGGAAATGGTGTGATGAATCTTACATGTAACAATCAAGGTAACAACACCAAGAGTGATGTGCATCATACCCTACCAAAAATGATCTCATATTCATGTTAAATCAACTTTTATAAAGACAAAGCACAAGTTAGCCCAATAAAAAACATCACATGTATCTCCAATCTCAACACATGAAAAATCATCAAATGTTGATTCAAAATCATGCTATCCATGTCCACTCCATGATTGCAAAAATCCAGAAATGTCTCCATCAAACTACTCTTTTATATTCATTCCAAGATTCCCAACTAGTTATAATTCAAATAACttcattaaattatatattctaCATATCCTACAAGGTATGATCAAAATCAGATGTCTGTCTCTGAAATCTCATCCCCGGCTCAAATCTTGGTCGATTCCTCGCAGAGGATTCAATTGGTGTCTAAATCTGTATCAGAAAGACTGCTTTCCAAGTTTTATGATGTTTCAGAATTCAACTTTGATTACACACAAAGTGGGCTGTGGTCTCCTCCCGTGCGAAGAGGCGCCTTTCTAACCTCGCCGGGCCGGATTTTCAGCGAACAAGATATGGTGGTTAAGCTAAGAAGAGCCCTGGAAGTTCATCAGAGACGAAGATCCAGGCTTTCTTTTAATGTCAGTATACGCttgatttcttttttctttgttttcttcAATAAAAAATGCAAGAAAAGTAATTGGAGAAAATGGTGCTATATTAATGTGAAATGGATTTTTGCCACTTTGCGCAGGCATGCTTGTGTTCTCCAAAGAGATGCTGATGAAAAAGAAGGCGGGCATACATAATTCTATCTATATTCTGCGTACACTAGCCAGATTTAAGTTGATGGGAATGAAAATTTGCTCTTCTGCACTTAACTTGTGTCAAGAAAATTGAGAAAATATCATTGTGTTTGTGGAAGCATTTATGCTGAATGTTGTGGTCAAGCCAGAGGTTAAATTCGaaacaagaaacaaaaaaaaaacccagAAAGTTTAGATCATACGTACATTGTCCAGTTTTAATGCATTAATGATCCATGTGAATTGGTCCCATCAATTATGTTAGTATTCTGCTTGGAATGTGGAATCTAGTCAATCTCTGATCCATCGACAAACCAGTATGTGACCCAAAGGAACAATATAAATATAGAAGAATCACTTTTTCAGGTGGGGTGGAGAAGAAATTACGGTATACATATTTTTTCGAACATGTACTTAAGATGTATCCTTTTCTTTCTTATGCAAGGGGCTGTTAGCCAAGCTCTCCTTTCGGCCTCCGCCAAGTCACCCTCACCTTGCTAATACCGTAGAAAATTTTGGACACAAGAGCTAAAGCCGCAATGAATTCTTTTAGCAATATGAATTAGTCACAATTTAAAGCGAACTTATATCAATCCTCGCATCAAAACTATCTAAGTTGTGGTTAAAATTCTCTTGACTGGCAAGAATCTGGCCTGCAGTAATCCCAACAAACTTTACAGATGTGTCCTTTTTGCATAGCCTTGCCTTTAGCCAAAAGGACTGATGATCCCACCACCCTCTTCGCAGGGGCGTTCTTTCTGCACTTGGACCAAAGTTTATATGTTTCCGTCATGTCATTTTCGCTAGCAGAAATTTCAAAATTGGCAAACAAAACCCATGTCTTATTTCAGATATCACATCGATAGAATTGCCTATGAATGGCGTAATGATATTTCCTACACATATTTCAAGAAAATAACAATGACATTCCCTGGTTTGTTCGACCAAATGACCCGCTGTTAAAATTTTATGCGGACCTTACATTACACACAGCTCGGGTAAACACGTGTCGTTGATTTGCACCAAGTGTAGTGTCGAATTTTCCCGTGAAAAATCAACCCTGGGTACAAACATCGCAGCGTATAGTACCTGAATAGGACAATTGCTTTTATATCCAACCTTGCATTAATTGGGCTTGATATTAAATCGCAATCGGTCGCAAGATATGTTGGGtcaaattgaattaaaattgtTTGGTttgttatattatttatttatatttttatttaatttaatattatatttaatgaatattttatCTATTCATCtatcaaaaatttattttatataaaacaaATCAACAATCACTTATCTCATATCAATcaaataattgaaataaaaattacaatattacccttaataaataatattataaatattttattaatattttcaaaaatcaatcatatcaaacattatATTAAGTATTaacaatttatatattttattattaaaaatatttcttaTCTCTGTATTATTTGTCTCATACCACGAACCAAATGATACCTCatacaattaaaattttcaaaacttatttatagtatataatttaattttattataaaatattttaaaaaattaatgttattatataaaattacacttgaaaatataaatttagacaaataaaattatatatatatagtaacaGCGgatgataaatatatatatatatatatatatatatatatatatatatatatatatatatatatatatatatatatatatatagtaacaGCGGAATACACGATGagtaatttaaaaacatgagATTACATCAATGTGGCACGATGagtaatttaaaaacatgagATTACATCAAAGTGGGCACTCTATCaactttatattatttttcataggcttaattttgatgttaatataatatttagacGGTGGGAATAAATCCAAGAAATTGGTAAGTACTCTGTCCGGCGCCGCCGGCCATGATCGTCCCCACATAAATTAGCTCTGACCCGGCGGTTCATATAACAAAAGTCCCATAAAATCGATAATGTTAGTCCCCCCATTCACACATTATTACATGTTCATTTTTCAAGTTGAAACAATATTATATtacattataataaatatagAGTAGATTTCCatgtataaaaaaatatgagACAAAATTATATGTTGGAAAtcgtataaaaaatataaaaaaataataatttataaaaactataaaaaaaaaatttaaactcatCTCCAACATGATTGAActgaattttaaacatcaacgagatatatatatatatatatttttttaaaaataaaatattggtCTAAAGATCCATGACTATGTGTTCTCCACTATTCAGCACTTTGGTCGTTGACTTGGCTAAACCTTGGGAATGGTACATTTAATGTAAATGTGTCCGAAAACATGACATGATCACTAAACACATTCCCAATATTCAAATGTAAGAAAACACTACTTTGACCTCTTCAAGTACCCAACGCGTCGTACTGAATTTTCCTTCTAATAATAAGTGTTCGAATACctcatactcaaatcaaatcctcattcggacaaaaaaaaaaaaaggtttctCTTAATTATCGTCTCCACTTTCCGCCTCGGAATCAATATTTTATAGAACTATTGATTTGTAAACCTTCAATGGCTCGAAAAAGATGGAGTGTCTTGGTTTTCTTGATCATTTTTTCTACTTTCAGTTCGTCGTTGCATGGGCGAAAGGTTTTGATGGAAGTGCCGCAAGATAAGGTTCCATCTCCAGCAGATATGTTGTATCTTCCGGCGCTGCCGAAGGGCCGGGTTCGGGCGTCAACGCCCAGCAAGAAAGGTCACGCTGTTTCTGTTGATGAAAAGCTCATTGCTCGCCATCTCGCCTACATGGACCACATTCTCCGATCGGTCCCAAGCCCCGGGGCAGGCCACTAGCCTTGCATAATTTTCCAATTTCCTGCTGCCATCTTATTCATTTTTCTCAAAAATTTCAAGTTTCCACCATAATTAAGGATTCTTTGGTTGATGATTATAAGTTCAAAGGGCGAGGCGACATTTAATCTGTAAAAACGGACGTGAGTGCATATATATAGTTTCTGTACATCTGATATttgttttttcaatttttggGATCAATTATGAAATTGTGTTACCGGTACTCTCATtattcaaaattaaataaacgtCTAACTGATCTTTCACGTagatgttaatttttttttttatctcacaTCGGTTGCATAAAATTCATGAGAGTTGCATATATGATCTCAGGATATCCTCTTGAACTAGTTTTTAAAATTGAATTATGTTAAAATTTCAATATTAACAACATGTAATATAATTTCAGTATATATAAGCACATATAGATATTCTATAAGTTATATGATAGTTCTTCGTATTTTACACAAGATTTATaactaaaatatataaaaaaaaattatttatgtaCCTTATTCTTCTTAATTATTATTGGGAGAGGACTTTTTCTAAGTTTTGACTATACTACACAAGTAGTGTTGCTCTGGATACACAATTATACAAGATATTCACACCATTCATATTAAAGATAAGTACTATCAAAGTCACAATACACTATACATCACAATTTAGAGTCTCGCCAGTTCAAGGAACAAATGCACACTATATAACCGTGACTGCGTGCATTGTTTCTTACCATAAAGATATCTATCTATACACATAAAGATCACAAAAGTAAACAACCTAACACAAAAATGTGATCTTCagcattttttttcaaatggcGATTTAGggcgagtttttttttttttttaatgtaaccCATGAACTACATACATTTTTAATCGAGAGACTACATAAACTGAGAGTAATGGATCTCAACAAgaatgcaattttttttttttttatttcacatGACCATATGAGGAATACAAAAGATTGCCTCATgtaaccgattcttgatcacaTCAATAGGTAAGACTGAATAGAAAGAAACTAAAATAAAACAGAATATCATTCAAAAGTTCACCTCCTAGTAGAGCCGATAAAATTTTAGGGCTGGTGTACACAGATCTATGTAGGCTAATGTCATTGTTGCTTGGACGATTTGATGGTGCTTTTGCTCTATGATTTGATGGTGTTTCTATTTTATGTAGATGACATGTTAGTTGTTAGCAAATATGCTTCTGAAATCAAAGGCCTaaagaagcaactaagcataaTATTTTCTATGAAAGACTTGGGGATCGCAAAAAGTTATTGGCATGGAAATCCATCGAGACAAATGTGCAGGAGAAGTATATTGAGAAGGTACTTAAGAGGTTCAACATGAACCGGGCCAAAGTGGTTGAACTTTCTCTTGCCAACTACTTCCAGTTGAACTCAAAATAGAGTTCTTATGGATGACGAAAAAGAAGAAATGAAAAGTGTATAATACGCTTCAGCATTTGGAAGTCTCATGTATGTCATGGTATGTATTCGATCATATTTAATTCATTTTGTAGGTGTAGAGAGTACATTCCTTTAAAAAACCGGAAAATGAACATTGGACTTCAGTAAAATGGATATTCAGATATCTACGAGGCATCTCTAAACATGGATAGAGTTTTTGAGGATCTAAACTCGAGCTTGTAGGCTACACATATGCAGACATGACATGAAATGTTGACTTTTGAAAGTCAACATCAGGATACCTGATTACATTTGCAGGTGGAGCTGTCGTGACAATCAAAGTTAAAAAAGTGTGTAGCATTGTCAACAATTGAAGTGAAATTCATATCGACAACTGAGGCATGCAATAAGTTGTTATGGATGAAAGGGTTTTTGGAGGAATTAAGTTTTGTGTAAGATCAATACAAGTTGTTATATGTCCATCAAAGTGCAATTCATATTGGAAAGAATTCTCAATGTATTTAAAATCAAAACATATTAATATTCGTTATCATTGGATACTGGATGTATTGGAGCAGAAGTTGCTAAAGTTTGAGAAGATTCACACATATTAAAACATATATGACATGATGTCAAGACATTGTCGAAATGAAAGTTGGAATATTACAAATCCGATCGAATTCACAGAACGCACTTGAGTAGAAGAATTGCGAATATTGAAGCCACTTTTGTAGAATTCAATAAGACACTTTGACAAATAATCAACACATAGTTTGAATTCAATAACACACTTTGACAAATAATTAGCACGATTTGGTGGCATAGATTTTGAGGAGGAGGACCAAAATACTTATCAAGTGCATCATGTCACCCGCAAATCTAAACACATTCATGCTGCTAAATCTCCAGAAAATCTGACAATTACGTAAGTTTCCTGATTCCTTCGCCCTGCAGAATTAGAAAATGGGAGAAGTTCGAAGTCGATCAGAAGGTCGTGGGGTTTTCgggatttaaatttaaaaacaaaatgcAAAATAGGGAATTAAATTCTATTATACGGGATGCGATCCTGGAGTGGAAGTCCGAAACCGCTTCATGAACTTGAGTCCCTAAAACGAGCCACGTTTCTCCCAAATCGACatcattcaatttattttattatcacACGAATATACTTATTTTACTGATTATTGTTTTAAGAAATTATCTTATTGATCAATTTCGTAAGACAGATTTTCAATTCGATTAAGTTTataaaaaagataaaaatttgtgtgagacgatttcacgggTTATAtgttgtgagacatatatttgggttatccatgaaaaaatattactttttatgctaagagtattgttttttattgtgaatatcggtaggttgacccgtctcacatataaagattcgtgaggccgtctcacaagagacctactctatgaaaaattgttatttttatttataaatatgaattatgtCAACATGTCTCATAATATAAATCGATAAAACCGTCACAAGAATTTTGTTATTTATCTTTTGTTGAGAAGATAATGTTCTGAACCGAACCACAgatctaattaattattaattaatttcataAATATCTCAGAATACCATATTGCATAtaaaatgaatgaaatttatcaAAATCATTATAAGGCAAATAAAGTAGTTGATAAACAATAAGCGGAACTTCCATTTTCTAGGGGATACGTTTTTCACAAGAAAAATTGGGAATGGAAATTTAAATGTAAGGAGTCGGGCTTTGTTTATTGAGGGTTCTATTTAtaatagagtgagtctcatgtgagaccgtctcacggatcttaatctgtgagacgggtcaaccctacccatattcacaataaaaagtaatactcttagcataaaaagtaatactttttcgtggatgacccaataagagatccgtctcacaaatacgacccgtgagaccgtctcacacaagtttttgcctttataataaatgttaatatttttcatttaatttaatattattacataatatattttttacatgaaaaataatattttttttactcaaaacaatatataatacataatatttattaataacacatctaagaaaaaatataattcgaaaattaatattttagatAAAAAAAAGAGAGTAATATTTTCATTGATCTAACATTTTTCgtttaaatcattatatattacaatatcaattcaaaatattactaacaaaaatgatattttgtagtggaaaataataatattttagacataaaattaaaattttcatgtaTTTGATCGGATCGAGTCGGATATTTATCTAataaaattgtttttaattttatgtATTTAATCGGATCGAGTcggatatttaattatctaataAAATTGTTTTGTGAGGTTCTCTCACATAGTTGGATGCATGTTAAAAGCTGGaccaaaattattttttgtgaattatatattttttgaaccaaaattaaaataattataaatttcagtttctttttaattaatttgaatAACTGCACTCTTAGGTAACGTTTGGTTTGCTTGATTAACCCGGATAGACTATTTTATCCTACATAGTCTTGTGTTTGGTTCGGATGATTATTTAACCAACTCAATCCcttctatgaatgattaggttatattaggtaggttaaaataatacctcctcatcccctaggattatttatcccactcttaatacttcatatttttccaattttacccttctcctaaattcaaactcaccaccacttcccgccaccGATCGCCGCCTCCACGACCTCCGCCGGCCGACCACCGACGGAACGCCGACCGCGGCCGAGCACCGGCAGACCGGCGACGTACTGCCGTCCGCCGGCCGAACACCGGCCTACTGCCTGTTAGCGACGGTTCGTTAAATaccgtcgcaaatagcgacggttgttttaACAAtcgtcgcaaatagcgacggtatttGTATACACCGTCGCAAAATGTCAAATTTTTTTAGTAATTAAAATGATTCAAacctagatcggcgacggtttctaaaaaaccgtcgctaatagcgacggagtTTTAGAATCCGTCGGTAATTTTCCGGCCACCATTTTCGACCGTCCGCCGGCCGCCGCCGCCACTGTTGCCGTCGCGAGGGGAAAGGGCAATTTCGTCTTtccatcaaaaaattcaaaattatcctacacttaaaaatcttaccaaacataatattattttacaccatatattacaatcctaccacaatcattttctttatcatttacgtactaatcattagtttatcctatccttccaaccaaacgcagccttaTTATATTGAGTCGTTACTTGAAATGCAGCGATGATCgcgattattttttaaaaaaaaaaaagaaaagaaaagattaATCTTCGACtgcaaaaattaataataattcttTTAGGCAATGAGAAGGACACGTGTGGAAGTTTTGTGAGAATACGACAGTGCGAGAACTTGCGAACCAAATCGTACGTCCTGGGTGGCATCGTCGTATGGGAGCTTTGACCGTTGTCCGTCAAAGATAATTATGTCGACTATTGAAGTTTCCTTTCATTTGGCTATTTTTGgagatattattaatattactaATTCGAAACTTTATAATTTAAAACTCCTCCTTTTTTTTatagaaatataaatttaataatttcaattttaatccCCAAAATTGATTAATATGTCTCTTATCCAACCTCATTTCTCGTCGAAATGAGTCATATTATATTACACCATGGATACATTTTCATACAAAATGTTCATGCAAACATCTGAATTCAAACAAAATAATAGAGATTTagtagtaatttttttttttgaattcagATATTCTCCTGAATGTCTTGCACAAAAATGCACAACAATGTAAAATTGAAAAAACTCATTGAAATTCCTTGTATCATATCTTTACCTTGTTTTTTGTAAAAACATGCTAAAATTGGAACTTGGACTTAACTCAATCCCAAAAGCTAGTTCAAGGAGAGAGGATTGTCcaaaccatatatacaactcccaagttatttatccaaccgatgtgggacaattaacaaaCCCCTcccaggttatttatccaaccgatgtgggacaattaacaaaCCCCTCTCACACCCAGGAATGagcatctggagcgtggagtttataaataacccaattatgggcagaacgggtggtcCAACACATAACAGTAGAacctgagctctgataccatgctTACAAATAACCTAATTATAGGCAGAATGGGTGGTCCAACACATAACAGTGGAacctgagctctgataccatgctAAGATTGGAACTTAGGCTTAACTCAAcatcaaaagctagctcaagaagGAAGATTGTCCATAACCAAACACAAAAATATATGTAAAAAAATGGAACTTGAAATAGAATTACCACGGACGCACACATTTTTGTTGGATTATTTCACCCCCACCCCTGCAGGCAGTGTCTCAGGGTACATCAAAGGGACAGAATTTTTTCgggcccaattttttttattttattgtttattccCCATGATATGAATCTCAACCCTTGATTCTGAAGTGTGGGCACTGGCCCCACATATGGATCGACCTTCCCATTTTTGTTGATGGAAGAACGTAGAAGGAATGATAACTAGACTAGGCACCCCATTCCAATGTTCTCATAGCTTGGGCCAACGTCGCTTTAAGGCATTGAATTTCCTCGAAGAAAAGTAAAATCAAGATTATTATATACTGAAATTCCAGTCAATTGATAAGTGTACACACACACACGCGCACAAAATCTACGCCGTTTTATGTCGCTGCCCTTTCGCTGCGTTCTTCTTCGGATTGCTTTTCCACCCTTTACGCGGATTCAGAATATGCAGGTATTCCTATTAATGTAAGATACACTACTGAAGATGATGTTCACACATCGTCTCACGTTCTAGAATTTGTTTGAGCGTAATGACCCTTTGAGTATTTGTCACATCTTTGTAATTTTTTGGTTTTGAATGTCATCGGCGGCGAAGTTTCCGTCGTTTTGGAGGAGATCGCTGTCGTTGGTGGTGTTTCCTTTACCCGGGGGTCTGTCGAATGCTTCACTTTTAGAAACCCTGCGGGCCTTTTCGTCAGAGCTGGTGTTAGCATTTTCCGATGGAATTGATGCGGTGCCTTTCTTTCAGCGAGGGAATTTCAGATCTCTGATTCGGAAAATTCAGGTGATTTCTGTTATGGTGGATGCTCTTCGCGATGTGGCGTTCTTGCAAGTGAACGCCACGATATTTTTATGCTTGAAGGAGTTGTACCTCTTTCTTTACAGGGCGAAAATCTTGCTTCATCATGTCAGATGTTCGAGTAAGTTGTGGTTGTTGCTTCAGAACCACTCAATTTCGGGTCATTTTCATGATTTGAATCAGGAAATATCGATCCTTTTGGATGTTTTGCCTCTTAGAGAATGTAACTTTCCTGTGGATGTTAAAGAACAAGTCGAGTTGTTAAGGAAACAATCAAAAAGTTCGATATTGATGATTGATAACCATGGTGATTTGTTAAGGTCGAAGTTTTATTATTTCCTGAGTGAATTTGAAGAGGGGAGGATTCCCCATATCAATGATTTGTACTCCTTTTTTGTAGAAAAATTGATGATTCGCAATGTAAGAAGTTGTAGAGTCGAGATTGAGTTCTTGGAGGAGCAGATTGTTAATCACGACGGGGATATTGAACCCACGAAATCCATTCTTAATGGATTCGTGGCTTTGATACGGTACAGTAGGTTCTTACTATTTAGATTTGAAGATGAGGAGGGTGAACTGGGAAGGTGGAACAAGAAAACGGAGAAATGCTTGAATTCAAAGGATGTTTCTGAAACACTTACAACGATCCCGAAGGATTTTTGTTGCCCGATATCACTCGAAATGATGAAGGATCCGGTGGTAGTATCAACTGGTCAGACGTATGATCGTGAGTACATTTCGAGATGGATGGAAGGACAATGTACTTGTCCCAAGACTGGACAGAAGCTTGTTCATACTCAGTTGGTGCCGAATAAACCTCTGAGAAATCTGATTCTACGGTGGTGCATGGCTAATGGTCTTTCATATGATCCACTTGAGAATGCATATTCATCTCCTGAAAGTGCTGTGGCTGCTTCATGGAGCAAAGCTGTTGCTGAAGCTACAAAAGCCACAGTGGGCCTACTCGTCGATCAACTAGCTAATGGGACGCCTAGGGCAAAGACGGTGGCTGCCTTGGAGATTAGATTGCTGGCGAAAACGGGGAAGGAGAGTAGGGCTTGCATAGGTGAGGCTGGTGTTATTCCTCTTCTGAAAATGCTACTTTTGTCTTTGGATGCTGTTGCAcaagaaaactccataactGCAATGCTAAACTTGTCTATCTATGACAAGAATAAAAGCAAAATCATGGATGTGGAAGGGTGTTTAGGAGCAATCGCTGAAGTTTTGAGATTCGGGCACACAACTGAGGCCAGGGAGAAT contains:
- the LOC140829103 gene encoding U-box domain-containing protein 17-like, giving the protein MSLPFRCVLLRIAFPPFTRIQNMQFPSFWRRSLSLVVFPLPGGLSNASLLETLRAFSSELVLAFSDGIDAVPFFQRGNFRSLIRKIQVISVMVDALRDVAFLQVNATIFLCLKELYLFLYRAKILLHHVRCSSKLWLLLQNHSISGHFHDLNQEISILLDVLPLRECNFPVDVKEQVELLRKQSKSSILMIDNHGDLLRSKFYYFLSEFEEGRIPHINDLYSFFVEKLMIRNVRSCRVEIEFLEEQIVNHDGDIEPTKSILNGFVALIRYSRFLLFRFEDEEGELGRWNKKTEKCLNSKDVSETLTTIPKDFCCPISLEMMKDPVVVSTGQTYDREYISRWMEGQCTCPKTGQKLVHTQLVPNKPLRNLILRWCMANGLSYDPLENAYSSPESAVAASWSKAVAEATKATVGLLVDQLANGTPRAKTVAALEIRLLAKTGKESRACIGEAGVIPLLKMLLLSLDAVAQENSITAMLNLSIYDKNKSKIMDVEGCLGAIAEVLRFGHTTEARENAAATLFSLSAVHEFKKEIAEKQGAIEALAGLVRNGTPRGKKDAVTALYNLSTHTENCARMIDSGAVCVLVEALGNEGVSEEAAGALALIVRQPTGAEAVGNEERAVSGLTEMMRCGTPRGKENAVTALLELCRGGGAATTEKVVNAPALASLLQCILFTGTKRARRKAASLARVFQRSENMLGVRYTIFGNSTAMPASITVPVL